From a region of the Streptomyces tirandamycinicus genome:
- a CDS encoding 2Fe-2S iron-sulfur cluster-binding protein, whose translation MFHPLRVSEVERLTDDSVAVTLTVPDELREAFRHTPGQHIAVRRTGAHGEEIRRTYSICSPAVPVGEEGVLRVGIRLVDGGEFSSYALKELSAGDTLEVMRPTGRFVLQPRAGHFAAVVGGSGITPMLSIAGTLLASEPKARFCLVRSDRTAASTMFLEEVADLKDRYPDRFQLVTVLSREEQQTGLPSGRLDQERLTALLPVLLDVPEVDGWFLCGPYGLVQGAERALRGLGVERGRIHEEVFHVDDVPAPAPVAAPAHSRLTATLDGRSGSWPVAEGESLLDTVLRARSDAPYACKGGVCGTCRAFVVSGEVRMDRNFALEQEETETGYVLACQSHPLTSEVELDFDR comes from the coding sequence TCACCCTCACGGTGCCCGACGAGCTCCGTGAGGCGTTCCGTCACACACCGGGCCAGCACATCGCCGTGCGCCGTACGGGGGCGCACGGCGAGGAGATCCGCCGCACCTACTCGATCTGCTCCCCGGCCGTCCCGGTCGGGGAGGAGGGCGTACTGCGGGTGGGCATCAGGCTGGTCGACGGCGGCGAGTTCTCGAGCTACGCCCTCAAGGAACTGTCGGCCGGCGACACGCTCGAGGTCATGCGGCCGACCGGCCGGTTCGTCCTGCAGCCCCGCGCCGGGCACTTCGCGGCCGTGGTCGGCGGAAGCGGCATCACCCCGATGCTGTCGATCGCGGGGACGCTGCTGGCGAGCGAGCCGAAGGCCCGGTTCTGTCTGGTCCGCAGCGACCGTACGGCTGCCTCGACGATGTTCCTGGAGGAGGTGGCCGACCTCAAGGACCGCTATCCGGACCGCTTTCAGCTGGTGACGGTGCTGTCCCGGGAGGAGCAGCAGACGGGGCTGCCTTCGGGCCGGCTCGACCAGGAGCGGCTGACGGCTCTGCTCCCGGTGCTGCTCGACGTTCCGGAGGTGGACGGCTGGTTCCTGTGCGGGCCGTACGGGCTGGTGCAGGGCGCCGAACGGGCCCTGCGGGGGCTGGGTGTCGAGCGTGGCCGTATCCACGAGGAGGTCTTCCATGTCGACGACGTGCCCGCTCCGGCCCCGGTGGCGGCGCCCGCGCACAGCAGGCTGACGGCGACACTGGACGGCCGCTCCGGTTCCTGGCCCGTGGCGGAGGGCGAGTCGCTGCTGGACACGGTGCTGCGCGCCCGCTCGGACGCCCCGTACGCCTGCAAGGGCGGAGTGTGCGGGACGTGCAGGGCGTTCGTGGTGTCGGGCGAGGTCCGGATGGATCGGAACTTCGCCCTGGAGCAGGAGGAGACGGAAACCGGCTATGTGCTGGCCTGCCAGTCGCATCCGCTCACCTCGGAAGTAGAGCTGGACTTCGACCGCTGA